One Sodalinema gerasimenkoae IPPAS B-353 DNA segment encodes these proteins:
- a CDS encoding tetratricopeptide repeat protein has product MVLDIVTWDGFDFGFATSGDDVIIMADLPPEQLDRLQSSPLTDVIYLVDGDNYLENNDVGRWLLGGPGNDTIVGGAGDDSISGGAGNDSLIGGPGNDILWGGEGLDTLTGGDGSDWFVLADSPANRDVITDFTGGQDKIFVPNDVSLDNLQIQNPLTGPSLILQDGMPLAVMLDRRVLLSEGDLLNSEVLASTQSFIASTNQMLLEDPENALLYNDRGEAFSYLGRHSEAIDDFTIALSLDPENASLYYANRGRSFSLSGDREQALADYNQAIEANPENASAFAGRAGIYWGLDEAQLALRDYTEAIRLQPDVDWIYFNRGVAYAQLEQYDEARSDFTTAIDLNPDGVQPYLYRGLTYQETGNIRAAVQDFERVIELDENYADAHYYLGVTYRQFFNLRASRASFEEAARLYEIQGNEQGLLNVAQEITL; this is encoded by the coding sequence ATGGTTCTGGATATCGTGACTTGGGATGGCTTCGATTTTGGTTTTGCTACGTCTGGGGATGATGTGATTATTATGGCTGATTTGCCGCCGGAGCAACTCGATCGCCTCCAGAGTTCGCCTCTGACGGATGTGATCTATCTCGTGGATGGGGATAACTATCTGGAAAACAATGATGTGGGACGATGGCTCTTGGGGGGACCGGGGAATGACACGATTGTTGGCGGTGCTGGGGATGATTCGATTTCAGGCGGTGCTGGGAATGATTCTCTGATTGGGGGACCGGGTAACGATATCCTTTGGGGAGGGGAGGGGTTGGATACGCTCACCGGTGGGGATGGCTCGGATTGGTTTGTTTTGGCTGATTCTCCAGCGAACCGGGATGTGATTACGGATTTTACGGGAGGTCAGGATAAAATTTTCGTCCCCAATGATGTCTCGTTGGATAATCTTCAAATCCAAAATCCGCTCACGGGTCCGAGTTTAATCCTCCAAGATGGTATGCCGCTGGCGGTTATGTTAGACCGTCGTGTTCTGTTGTCTGAGGGAGACCTTTTGAACAGTGAAGTTTTGGCATCTACCCAAAGCTTCATTGCTTCTACGAATCAGATGCTACTCGAAGATCCTGAGAATGCTTTGCTGTATAACGATCGCGGCGAGGCCTTCTCTTATTTGGGACGACATTCGGAGGCGATCGATGATTTTACCATCGCCCTCTCTCTCGACCCCGAGAATGCGTCGCTTTATTATGCTAATCGAGGTCGTTCGTTCTCCCTGTCGGGCGATCGCGAACAAGCTCTGGCTGACTATAATCAGGCGATTGAGGCGAATCCTGAGAATGCTTCCGCTTTTGCGGGTCGAGCTGGGATTTATTGGGGTTTAGATGAAGCCCAATTGGCTCTACGTGATTACACTGAGGCGATTCGCTTACAACCGGATGTTGATTGGATTTATTTCAATCGCGGTGTTGCCTATGCTCAACTCGAACAGTATGACGAGGCGCGCTCTGACTTTACGACTGCCATTGACCTCAATCCTGATGGTGTACAACCCTATCTATATCGCGGACTTACCTATCAAGAGACTGGCAATATCAGGGCAGCAGTGCAAGATTTTGAACGGGTGATTGAGTTGGATGAGAATTATGCGGATGCTCACTATTATTTGGGAGTGACGTATCGACAGTTCTTTAATTTAAGGGCATCACGAGCTAGTTTTGAGGAGGCGGCTCGTTTGTATGAAATTCAGGGGAATGAGCAGGGATTGTTGAATGTTGCTCAGGAGATAACTCTCTAA
- a CDS encoding tetratricopeptide repeat protein — MVLDIISGDGFDFGLATSGNDTIFMDDLSGDKLNRLQSSPLTDAIALLEGDDYLVNNDVGRVLFGNEGDDTIIGGAGDDTIFGGQGDDYLVGGEGNDILSGDRGFDTLTGGGGSNQFIVAPSADDRDVITDFSVGRDKMILREGVTLADVQIQNTVAGTLILQDGAALSILQTPGLQLNDNDFLTNDDFQTIQDTIRETTDVLRQDSRNAGAYNERGQAFSRLGRQEDAIEDFTRALSLDPAQASIYYTNRGFAFRALRDQDSAIEDYTQAIRANPNNERAFFGRALTYSVFDDYESSIEDYTQVIRLNPNDWVSYFNRGLDHSRLGQQDEAIADLTQAIALDPTNVPQYSLRASIYEDIGELEAAIEDYERIIELDPNFADAHYRLGLGYRELSDETAAQASFEEAARLYELQGNQEGLDNTMLLKNSI, encoded by the coding sequence ATGGTTCTCGATATTATTAGTGGAGATGGTTTTGATTTTGGTTTGGCAACGTCGGGCAATGATACGATTTTTATGGATGATTTATCGGGGGACAAACTCAATCGATTACAAAGTTCCCCGCTGACGGATGCGATCGCCCTTTTGGAGGGTGATGACTACCTGGTCAATAATGATGTGGGACGGGTATTATTCGGCAATGAAGGCGATGACACCATTATTGGTGGTGCTGGGGATGATACGATTTTCGGCGGTCAGGGGGATGATTATCTCGTCGGCGGGGAGGGGAATGATATCCTCTCGGGCGATCGCGGCTTTGATACCCTCACCGGTGGCGGAGGGTCTAATCAATTTATTGTCGCTCCCTCTGCCGATGACCGGGATGTGATTACTGATTTCAGCGTGGGACGAGACAAGATGATTCTGCGGGAGGGAGTGACCCTGGCAGATGTGCAAATCCAAAATACCGTCGCTGGGACTCTGATTTTGCAAGATGGGGCCGCCTTGTCGATTCTACAAACCCCTGGACTGCAATTGAATGACAATGACTTTCTCACGAATGACGATTTTCAGACCATTCAAGATACCATTCGCGAGACCACGGATGTATTGCGGCAAGATTCTCGTAATGCTGGAGCCTATAATGAGCGGGGTCAAGCGTTCTCTCGTTTAGGACGACAGGAAGACGCGATCGAGGATTTCACCCGTGCCTTATCCCTCGACCCGGCCCAAGCGTCCATTTACTACACCAATCGCGGTTTTGCCTTCCGGGCCCTCCGAGACCAAGACAGTGCTATTGAAGACTATACTCAAGCCATTCGCGCTAATCCCAACAACGAGCGAGCTTTCTTCGGCCGTGCCTTAACCTATAGTGTCTTTGACGATTACGAGTCAAGCATTGAAGACTATACCCAAGTCATTCGTCTCAATCCCAATGATTGGGTGAGTTATTTCAATCGGGGCTTAGATCATAGTCGCCTGGGACAACAGGATGAGGCGATCGCCGATCTCACCCAAGCCATTGCCCTTGATCCGACTAATGTCCCTCAATACTCCCTCCGCGCCTCAATCTATGAGGATATTGGCGAGTTAGAGGCAGCTATTGAGGATTATGAGCGTATCATCGAGTTAGATCCCAACTTTGCTGATGCCCATTATCGTCTCGGTTTAGGCTATCGAGAATTGTCCGACGAGACAGCTGCACAAGCCAGTTTTGAGGAAGCTGCTCGGTTGTACGAACTCCAGGGAAATCAGGAAGGACTGGACAATACAATGTTGCTCAAGAACTCAATTTGA
- the tnpA gene encoding IS200/IS605 family transposase: MSKALRSFAHTVASIKIHIVFVTKYRHPVISGEIEQDMIELCRSICEKNDCLLEEAKADLGTNDHIHLLVDLAPKVSISKLCNTMKTVTSREIRKRFVRQLKPYYGRPVFWKRGFSAVSAGGASLDVLKAYIEGQGYDD, translated from the coding sequence ATGTCAAAAGCTCTAAGGTCTTTCGCTCACACGGTTGCAAGCATCAAGATTCATATAGTGTTTGTCACAAAATACCGTCATCCCGTCATCTCTGGGGAGATAGAACAGGACATGATCGAGCTTTGTCGGAGCATCTGCGAGAAGAATGATTGTCTCCTAGAAGAGGCGAAGGCAGATTTAGGGACTAATGACCATATTCATTTATTGGTTGACCTAGCTCCTAAGGTCTCTATTTCTAAGCTCTGTAATACGATGAAGACCGTCACCAGCCGCGAAATCAGGAAGCGTTTTGTGCGACAATTGAAACCGTACTATGGTCGTCCGGTTTTTTGGAAGCGTGGATTTAGTGCCGTTTCGGCCGGTGGAGCCTCATTGGATGTCCTCAAAGCTTACATAGAGGGGCAAGGCTACGATGATTAA
- a CDS encoding IS200/IS605 family accessory protein TnpB-related protein encodes MVTQKPTSIIRTDPWTLNPTASQRVLLSRTVGVYRRLCRHLMGILFTHWPSLAELSSQKRVLAVEKLIHQTAKNPNPKYQQFDQTFYKFPSYYRRAAIVFAAGQVSSYMTRYREWQSGTRQRRDAKPPVLNPNSGCYPTLYKGGCYKLHGYDRIEIKVFNGTDWVWTTVGITSLRERHTVDSNKLRSPSLIFDEPTRACHLSVPFECHPHKRQGEGRVVSVDLGINTTATVAVVNFDGTVIHRDFIHPGRDIDRRDKRLKSVSKRASKTMGNGGSLQKGFCSHTYRKCRHINRQIGQIVSKRIVQIAQQFNADAIVFENLKGWKAKGGRKRSNLRQRFHGWLKGMIRDLTEMKWQEIGGKVIDVVAAYTSKLAYDGSGVVRRDSKNYALAKFSSGKRYNADLNGALNIAARGILQLTRRKDSEGRSSQCSRRSPRSWACLCDLWTHTVSG; translated from the coding sequence ATGGTAACCCAGAAACCCACATCAATCATCCGTACAGACCCATGGACTCTTAACCCGACAGCCAGCCAGCGGGTGCTGCTGAGCCGGACGGTTGGGGTCTATCGTCGCCTCTGTCGGCATTTGATGGGGATTCTCTTCACCCATTGGCCGTCTCTAGCCGAGTTATCGAGTCAAAAACGGGTTCTAGCTGTCGAAAAACTCATTCACCAAACCGCCAAGAACCCCAACCCCAAATACCAGCAATTTGACCAGACCTTTTACAAGTTCCCCAGCTACTACCGACGGGCCGCGATTGTCTTCGCTGCCGGCCAAGTCAGTAGCTACATGACCCGGTATCGGGAATGGCAATCGGGAACTCGTCAACGACGGGATGCTAAACCTCCCGTCCTCAATCCCAACAGTGGCTGTTATCCGACCCTGTATAAGGGTGGTTGCTATAAACTCCATGGCTATGACCGCATCGAAATCAAGGTCTTTAACGGAACCGATTGGGTCTGGACGACCGTTGGGATAACCAGCTTGCGAGAACGGCATACCGTAGATAGCAACAAGCTACGGTCGCCATCCCTTATTTTTGATGAGCCTACAAGGGCTTGTCACCTCTCAGTTCCCTTTGAGTGTCATCCACATAAACGGCAGGGAGAGGGTCGGGTTGTCAGTGTTGACCTGGGTATCAACACCACCGCTACTGTGGCAGTCGTGAATTTTGACGGCACTGTAATCCACCGTGACTTTATTCACCCGGGGAGAGACATAGACCGTCGGGATAAACGACTGAAATCAGTATCTAAACGAGCTAGTAAGACGATGGGGAACGGTGGAAGTCTTCAGAAAGGCTTCTGCTCTCATACCTACCGTAAATGTCGTCACATCAACCGCCAAATTGGGCAGATTGTCTCAAAGCGTATCGTGCAGATTGCCCAACAGTTCAATGCCGATGCCATTGTCTTTGAGAACCTGAAAGGATGGAAGGCTAAGGGGGGGCGAAAACGCTCTAACCTACGCCAACGCTTTCATGGGTGGCTCAAGGGGATGATTCGAGACTTGACCGAGATGAAGTGGCAAGAGATAGGCGGTAAAGTCATTGATGTCGTGGCTGCTTATACTTCAAAGCTGGCTTATGACGGCAGTGGAGTCGTGCGACGAGACTCCAAAAACTATGCTCTGGCTAAATTTTCCTCGGGCAAGCGATACAATGCAGACCTTAATGGGGCGCTCAATATTGCTGCCCGAGGGATTCTTCAGCTCACTCGCCGAAAGGACAGTGAGGGACGTTCGAGCCAATGTTCTCGGCGTTCGCCTAGAAGCTGGGCTTGTTTGTGTGACCTGTGGACTCATACAGTCTCAGGTTAG